Genomic window (Phacochoerus africanus isolate WHEZ1 chromosome 1, ROS_Pafr_v1, whole genome shotgun sequence):
GGATCTGGAGGAGAGAGATGGGACTGAGGGCATAGAGATGAAGCAGATGCAGCCCCGAGAGCCTGGTGTTCTCAAGCACCAGGGACACTGGCATCTAAGGCCTCAGCCAGAGATGGCCTGGGATGGACAGGGCCCATAGGTGGATGGCATGGCCTAAACAGTGGAATAACAGGAGCTCAGAGTAAGGTACCATGGGACAGGAGCCTGGGACCCAGGATGGTGACCGTAGTCTAGAGTAAGCATGGCCTAGGCCAAGGTCAGAGCAAAGACCTGAGGCCCCAGACACTCAGCCATGACCTGTCCCTCTGTGCCCCACTAGAAGGAAGCTGAAGGGAACTTCAGCTGGGCATGGTACTGAGGTGAGAGTTTCTACATATTGAGGGTCAGAGAGGCCACCTGGCCTAAGGTTGCAGAGGAGGTAAAGCCCCTCAGTCTAAGTTGGAGGAGCTGGCTCAGGAGGCAAAACTGCttctcccaccccccatcctGTGCTTGGGCACGCTGGCACTGCCAGGCACTTACTTGGCCTGTCaagggcccagcccccagcccagcacccgcGGGTTTCCCCAGCCCTGGCATAGAGAGGGAACAAAGGTCCAGTCTCTGCTCAGGCCCCCACCCCCTTGCCCGCCCCTGGCACAGAAGGACCAGGGCCCTGAGGGAGCCCAATAGCAAAAGCAGCTCCCACTCCTTTGCCGACGCTGCGAgaacccccctcctccccctcccacaagCCTACTGGCTGCACTGCAGTGTTCCCCCATTCTAAAGATGGGAAGGCTGAGTGAGAGGGCTGAGGAGCTGGCAGCCACACAGCTGGGATACAAACCTATGTCTCTTTGCCCACAGAAGCTGCCCTGTAGCACTCATCATGTGTGTGAAGGTGTGACTATTGTGGTCAGACGTAGCTCACGGGGAGTGATGGGGCAGGGACAGAGATGGTACAGCCTGGACAGCCCAAAAGGGAAGAGTCCTGGGGAAGGGGCTGAGTTGCTCTCATTCTTCCAGCCCTTGCCTGCCTACCTGCCACCCAGGGCCAGCCCAGTGCTGGTCCCAGCAGAAGCGTTAAAGCCGGCGGAGAGGCAGAAATGGGGAAATGAGTCAGCCCTAAGTTCCTGACTGGGGCTCCCTCAGTGCAGCCAGAGGTGAGGCAGACCCGAGCCCCAGCGGAACTCCCTTTCCCTCATCTGGAACGTGGGACTGCTGCAGCCCACAGGGGACCTCCCTCCCCAGGCCAAGGTCTTCTCAAGGCCCtttccctgctccctgctcccacccAGGGCCTGGTCTCAGGCCTCCAGAGGGGCCTGCATGGAGGGCTGATGCTTACCTGTCTGGAGAAGCCGGACATGGCCAATTCTTTTCTGTAGgcccaggccaggaaatgaacatAAGGCGCTCATCATGCCTGAACATGAAAATCACTGTGTATCTGGGTATGATTGGCCCCactttacagaaataaatactGAGGCTGAGGGAGGCTGAGGGACCTGAGGCCCCCTGGCTCCTGAGCAGCAAAGCAGGTTCAACATGCTCCCTGACCACGTTTCAGTTTTTACAGGCATCCAGGGAcagtggggagggagtgagatggataaACCCCCATCCTACTCACAAGAGTAGCAAGAGAAAGGGTCAGGACCCAGGGGCTGCGGGGGGGCCTGGCTTAGGAACCTGGAGCGCTTGGACAGTCTGGGCAGCGTCCAAGTTGGACAGCCCTGAGCGATTCTGGGTGAGCAGTGGCTCAGTTGTGGACCTTAGTCCACAAAAACCTCTccaaggcttggagttcccactgtggcacagtgggatcagaggcattttgggagcactgggacacttgttcaatccccggcccgccacagtgggttaaagatccggtgttgccacaattGCGGCTTAGGGGGcaactggggcttggatctgatacctggctTGGGAAATCCATTTgctgtggagcagccaaaaaaaagaaaaaagaaaaaaaaaagccgtcTCCAAGCCTCAATCTGTCAACCAGAGAGCCAAAACCCAGAGAAAGCCCTGGTGCCCCTGCCTGTGCCTGAAGGGCTGGGGAAATGTCTGCACCCTCCTTCCTCAGAGACCCAGCTGTGGGCACCTCTGACAGTCAAAGCAAGCGCCCAGCAGGCTCCAGGCAGGACAAGGCCATTGCCTCTCACAAAGCAGGTGCTGGGATACTGGCCAAGGTGTCCCCCCtcgccacccccaaccccaccccaggcccttaTCAAACACagctcattttaaagaaaaaataatatttatttgcaaTATAAACAAAGTCCCGTTGCTGGTtcgggatatatatatatgtatgtatgtgtatatatatgtagggTCACAAATTTTCCTTCATAAGATCATAAAGCAAAACTGGCCACCCTTTTGGCATACCCTCATTTACACAAATCTGATGCatctttctgggtttttcttttcaaagataaaaaagagagagaaagagaaccatgTACAGCATGGAAGCTTTTTGTCAATTTCTCGGCTGTGGCAAGATTTTCATCTGCTGCCTTAAAGAATCCCTGAAAGCCACCCCTGTGAGGTAAGATGCGGTGGGGGCGGAGTTTCCGTGGCCTCGCTCACACGCTGAGTGCTGGCTCGCTCAGGGACCCCAGCCAACCCCCTCACCCCTCCCGGGCCCCCATGCAGTCCTGACACCTGGGAGAACAGAGGCTGGAGAAGGAACAGAACTGGAGGCGGCTAACGGAATCCGTGGCTTTGTTCTGTGGACAAAGGGTAGGGGGTGGACAGAGCCTCACAACCCTTTCCTTGTCCATCCTCGCCATCCCCCTGCCCTGGGATTGAAATGGCTGCAAGTTTCTCAGTAGGAGGTGTGGACAAGATGAGCACAGGGCAGGCTTCCAAGGGACAAGGGGGCTGGGAGTGGCAGCTGAACCAATGCAACGGCCAGGGTAAGGAGGAGActtgggaggcagggctgggccccaCCACCTACACTGCCCCAGCCGCGGGGCCTCCACTCTCAGCTacaaacagagaaagagacagaagtaGTGGGTACGTATAGAaaagggcccagggcccaggcctgcTTCGAGGCTGAACCCAGAGGGCTAATGCTACTGCTTGGCAGTCTCCCGTGGCCCCACCTCCAGCAGGACCATGCTGGCCCCCATCTCCTGCCTCAGGCCATCTGCAGGGACCACGAGAGGGCAGAGAATGCAAAGGCCACCCGTCCAGCCCGCCACTCACAACTTGCGGCAGTCATTGCAGGTAAGTGCAGTGCCAAGTCGGGCTGGGCCAAGGTGGGAGGTGAGGGCACGACTGGGAGTCCGACGCAGGGAGAGCAGAGCCACCTCTTTAAGAAGGGCCACTGCAGAAACGGAGGCTTCACACGTGTGCAAAACGCATTTGGTCAAGATCAACACGGGGTTTGtcttttccattaaaaacaaaaacccaagaattgcttttggaaatagaaaaacaaaactgagaacaCTTCTCTCTCTCAGTAGGATCAAGAAAGGGATGAAATACTGGTTTATACAATCCACTGTTGCATGGAGCCTGAAAATAacacttttcattaaaaaaagaaaaatcaagaagagCTTGAACACTCTCTGTGCTCCAGGGAGCTCGGATTTACCTGCCAAAAGTAAAAGGTAATCTCAAGTCCATGGATGCGTCTTTAAAAACAGAGCCAAACTGTCTGGGCTGTCAGCAGAAAGGAGTGTCCTGGGACAGGAACGAGCCCCAGCTGGACTCCCAAAGCCCTGTGCCTGAGAGCCGAGGGCCCGTCCAGAAAGTCCTGCCAGGGGAGGCCTTGCTGTGGGCTGCCCCCTCCCCGGATCATGAGGGAAGCTCAGCCACCCATCAGCTCGGGCCTCTGGGCACAGGAGATGTCCGGGTTCCCCAGGCCAGAGGCAACAGGTGTGGGCCCTCCTGGCAGGCCCTGTGGAgggcctggctccctgcccctgTGCCCCCAGCCTCACGTGGACTCAAGCGTGTTGAGTGGGAACAAGTTGTGGTTGGTGGGCGTGGAGAAGTAGAGCTGCTCGCTGGGGGTGTGGTTGTCACACGGGCTGCTCAGCCCCAGCGTCCGCTCAAAGTCCAGCAGCTGTCCCATAAAGTTGAAGTTGGGTGAGATGTTGGACTTTTTCCTCTTGACGAAGTCATAGGCGTCATTGAGTGACAGGTTCATCTTCTGCATCAGGTAGGCCACCGTGACGGTCACTGAGCGGCTGATGCCTGCCAGGCAGTGAACCAGGACACCACACTTCTTGGAGCGGGCCTCATCTGAAACACACAGGCAGGGGTCAGGGAGGCAGCTCCTCCGAGGAGCCACCACAGGTGAGGCTGCGGCACCAAAGGTGGCATGGTGACTGGCTGGGGACGCCTCACTCTGATGGGATCTAGTGAAGTCCCAGGCAGGTGGGACAGCAACTTGGGGCAGAGGTCAAGATGGGGACTGTGGCTCCAGCACGCATTAGCTCCAAGTCACTGGACATCCCCgtacctcagtttctcatctatcAGCTGGCCCTGCTTATTCACAGTGCTCTTAGGAAGACCTGAGCCAGGTGAGGGTTCCACAAACACTGGCCACTGCTAGTCTTACTGCTGTAACTGTGCTACGTTGTGCTGCGGGTGGCACCTGCATCTTCGCAGGTCACCTGCACCATGGCTACCAAGCTGGTTTTATAAGCGAGGAAACAGACACAAAGCAATGAGCCTAAGGCCACACGAAGGCTCCTCCACAAGGGGCCTGGCCCTGCACTCAGTTCAACCCTGTGCCCAGACAGTCCCCGGGCCTTAACCTTTGCTCCTGAATAGCCAGGGACTGGGACCAAACCAGCCCACTTACTAGACTATACCCAACCCATGTGCCAGTGACATCTTCCACTACAGCCACCCAGGTTCTGCCAACccgccctcccctccacccttccCATGTTCCCCAAGTGCCGCCAACTCCTCTGCCTGACACAGTAGGAGCTTAATAAATACTGACTGACCAAATGACCAACTCAGTTCTGTAATCACTCCTCCGGTGCTGAAGCTGTGCCAGGGTCACAGATTAACAAGAGGTAGCCCTGGGGCCCTCAAGGTCCCTGCCCACTGATAGCTAGGCCCTGACCCCTGATAGCTAAGCACACAGCTGGCACTTAATCACTGCACCCCTACAAGATGATGCACAGGTTCACAAATTGTTTGTCTGGCCCTCACTGCCTCTGGCCTGGCAGGGCTTCCCTTCCTCACCCCACATGAAGGTTACCAGGGCTATGCATGTAGTAGTGCTTAATCTAGACTTGGGGACCCACTAGGAGCAAAACTAGCACGGGAAGAGGCAGATGTTGCGGGTTCATGCGGAACCATGTTGCCTGACCTTGAGGTTTGGGGCAGGAGAAGGGAGTGGTAGAGACAACCCTCTAGTAATGACACATCAAGATATGGGGAAGACCTGGCCCCCTAACCCATTCCCGGGTGATCCCAAGTAAAACCGCTGGTCATTTGGTCAGTCAGTATTTATTAAGCTCCTACTGTGTCAGGCAGAGGCGGCACTTGGGGAACATGggaagggtggaggggagggcggGTTGGCAGAACCTGGGTGGCTGTAGTGGAAGATGtctgctggttttgtttttatcccTTTAAGGGTGTGGCTGAGCCTGGGAGGCTGTACTTGATCCTGCCCCACTGAGTCCTTTGGGATGCTCAGGCCTCAATTCCTTCACTTGTCAAGTGGGGAATACTATTTCCCCCACCTCTACACCCTGTTCTGTCCTCCTCCCCAGGGGTACAGTGGCCTTCAAGGAAGATAAAAGTCACCTACGAACCAGCCTCAGCCCAGGGGAATCTGAGGCCCCCTCTCCACTCCCTCTCTGGGAAGAGCACGAATGCTGAGGCAGCACCCAGAGTGCTCTTGGCCATGTCCTCTTGAGCAGAATTAGGGAGCTCTGGATAGCCCCcgtcacagcccctcccccagccctcagcttccttccttcctcccagccaGGCACCTAGTTTTGGTTCCCAGTAAGCGGATGAGGCGGGGAAGCCTCCCACTTCCTGTTATTAAAGCTAGACCAGCCCAGCTGACACAAAAACGCCCTCCACTGGACACAGCCGCTGGCGGGAGAGGACTGCCCGGGCCACCCCTTCCCTGCCACTGGAGGCTGGGCAGAACACTGGGTCACCAGGTTCCAAGAGCCCAAGGTTTACAGTCCCCCTGATCTTGTGTCCCTTCCCTGAGACCTGGGTGAGAGCTGAGTCCAGGAAAGAGGACCTGCAGCCTAACAGCCTCCGGCTGGCCAAGGAGGAAGCAGGATGGGGGGTCAGAGATATGGCGCCTTGTACAGCCGAGTCAGCGGAGGTTGCGGATGCAGGGGGCGCGGAGGGAGCTAAGCCAGGCAGCAGGAACACACTGCCTTCCGCAGCCTCCCCCAGCACTATTTGGATACCCCTATGTGCCAAGCAAGCCCCACAGACTGCCGGGAGCATCTGAGGCACTGCTGAGGCCCTTTGGGTCACCACATTCTAACAGCTGCCAACTCTGGATAGGCCTTTGGTCCCAGGCCACTGGTTAGCCCCCTCAGGTACACAGTAAAGCCCAAAGAAGCACCATGACAGCCCCATCTTAAAGACACGTGTGCTCAGGCGTGACGCAGAGCAAGCGAGACCCATGGGAGAACCGAGAGCTGGAATGTTTCAGCTTGCTGAGCCCCAAACAGCACAGCCAGAAAAACCCAAGCTGGACAGCAGAGCCCACAAGGTGCTGAAACCACAGGGAGCGGGGCTCAGGACTGCTCAGGCCCTGGTGACTCACAGCGGGCATAGGTACACCCATGGGTACATGCTGGCACATGCAGGACACACACAGGCCTCAACAGGCCCAGAGGTACCTAACCAGGGGCAAGCGACAGCCAGTCTCATACACACCTCAGTGCGCATGCCCACCCAGccagcccacagcacagcagcactTACCGATGAAGCTGATGGCCTCGGGGAAGAACTGGGAGAGGTTCTGGCTCCAGTGGTCAGAGATGGGGATCTGCTTGTAGGTGAACTCGCCCCCGTGCTCAAAAGCATTGGGCAGGTTGGGCGTGACGTTGAGGATATACTTGATGCCGTACTTGCCGAGCACATCCAGATTGGTGGAGTCCTTGGCGCAGCCGAGGTAGAGGTAGGGCAGGATTTGGACGGGGAAGGCCGGTTGGCTGGATGGCACAGGGCTGCCATCTGACTCGGTGGCACTACTGGGCAGCTCTCGGTCCGACTCACCATCCGAGCAGTCAGAGCTGATGCGTAGGCCCCCCAGGCCCAGCACTGAGGTGGGTGGCGAGCCGCTTGGCGAGGATGAGCTGTCCACATTGGTCTCGCAGTGCTCTGAGTACTCTGTTTGGAACTTGTTGAAACCACCTGTTGCCAAGGTGAGACAGGCCCTGGGTGAGACTGATGATGCCACTGCCTAGTGCCCCCAGACCAAACAATGGCCAGGGCTCCCCATGGCAAGCACCAGAATACCAACAGTGGATGACGAGGATGGTGCTAAGTATTTACACGTGTACCTTCTCCTGTTTTTTTCCCACATCTGTCCTCTGACCCacttcacagatgggaaaactgaggccccaggCAGTGAAGCAACATGCCCAAGCTCCCTACCCTTATCCATAAGGCTTCAGGGCCCCATCTATACCACCAGCTTTAGGGCACCTGAGGACAGACTCCAGTTCATTCCTCTTCCATAGCTCCCCTGCATACCTGGCCCCCATGAGTGCTCAGTAACTGCTAAGTGGTAAAGGAAAGCAGACTATCTCAGACCAGCACCTGTGGGTCTGCAAACCACTCTTACTGATGAGATCGCAGGGGCCAGAACTGCATCTGGGTCAGCCAGAGGCAGAGAGCGCCTGGGCCCCCCAGACTGGGAATCCAGTACTTGCCCCAGACTCTCAACCAGTCGGAGAGAGTAGAATGAAGGTTTAGGCTAGCTCTGTCCCCCAGCAGGGACAGGCTCATAAAAGGGGTCCCAGCCTCACCTCTCTAGAACCCCCCCTTAGAACACAAGCTCCTACCCCAAAGCCTTGGACCCACAGAGGGGGAGGCTGCTGGGGGCTTTACAGGGACAAGAAATGGGGAGCGCCTTGCAGCTAAGCATGGGCCCTGCGCCCGAGGGTGCCGCAggcctcttctcccctcctgcctgccctccccgCTGCCAGCAAGAGGCCATTTTGGAATGTTAATTGGAAACACCGGCTGCAGCCACTCGCCTCTCAGTGCTGCCTCCCCCTTCCACAATCTCTGGGGCGGCAGGCTAAGGACTTAGGGGTCCCGGAAGACTAGAGCTAGGGCAAGGGACACTGCTCACAGCCCTGCCCCAAGCACCTCCAAGAAGCGGTGCTCTCCAAGTGGTGAGACCAATGCGGGGATGCGCGAGGTCCCCCCAACCAGAACGATCCCCAAGCCCTGGCGGGGGTGGGCATAGTTGTGAAAGGCTCCGGTCTTAACGCTGGCCTTCCAGGGACACGCATTTTATACCAGAAGAGCTAGACTTGGGTGTCCTGGCGGGGTCCTCCCTCCTTTGAGGGGCTCAAGGGGAATCTGGGAGCGCCCACGGCcttaacaacagaaaaaaaggaaagcccaGGCAGGGAAGGGTCTGTTAAGCCCACCCGAAACGTGCCCAGAAAAGGGTGGAGAGGAGGCCCCTGCGCCAGCCTAAACCCGCGGGGCTCGTGAGGGTAGGATGCGGGCGGTGGGCGACGTGGCGCCGGCCAGGCAGGCGAGGCGCAGGGCAAGAAAGCAGTTTTTCGCCAGGGCACCCGGGAGCCGCGGGAAAGCCTCAATCCCGGACAAGGTCTCGATGCTGCCCTTACCTTGGAGGTAGTAGGCCTGGCAGCCGTCGTCGCGCAGCTTTTGCAAGAGAAGGCCAAGCACCGAAGCGGGAGCGCCGGGCTCTGGCTGCCACTCTGCCGTGGCCTCGTCGTAGAGCAGCACGGTGGCCGCCTTGCAGCGCGTAGCGAAGCGCTCCTTGTCTGCGTGGTTGGGAATGATGGAGCGGATGGGCAGGTTGCCCTTGCGCAGGCGGCGCAGCATGAGGCCCGGGATGGCCAGGTTGATGGCCGTCTCTATGTGCGACGACTCGAAGAGCTCGTGCGGCCGGCAGTCGAGCAGCAGCAGGGACGCGCCGCCGCGcgcctccagctcctcctgcagCCACTCGGCGCTCTTGCAGGGCATGGCCCCCGCGCCCGTCGCCGCGCCTACCCCCGTGCCCGCGCTAGACCCGGACCCCGCACCGGGCTCCGACCCTGCCCCGGTGCCCCCAGCCGCCGACGCCCCCGAGGCCGACATGTGCGCCCGCGCTGGGGGGCCGCGGAGCTGGTTTTTCATGGGGAGCGCGGGCggcccggggccggggccgggcagccctgccctgggacaGCGGCCCGGCCGCGCGGGCTCCAGCCGCGTCTCCGGGCGCCCGCCTCCCTCCGAGCTGCACGCCTGCCGCCCCGGCCTCCCGGCCTCCGTCCCGCCCGGCCCTCCGCGCGCGCCGCGGCCTGACAGCCCCAATTAAACGGCGGCTCCGGCGGCCGCGCGCCGTGGCGTCCTCCGGagggcggggccgcggggccAGAGCCCGGGCTTAAAGGCGCCGCACCTCCATCGCCCCTCCCCAAGGGGTACGCGGGCTCGGGAGCTGTCCCGTGCGCCCGgagacctgcaccacacctcAGCGCCGCCTTGCCCCGAACTAGCTATGACTCGCCTGGAGACTCGGCCAAGACGTCTCCCAGGTCCCCAGTGCCCGCGCTACCAGCTCTTCCGTGCCCTAACCTGAAGGGCTACCCTGCGGGGGTTCTGCGCGTGGCATCCcctccctatgttcactgaagcagaATTTCCCCGCGGATGGGGCAGAAGGAAGGGACGACCAAACTGAGCCAAAGTCCCCTCCTCCTGTCCACCTCCTTCACTGATTCTCTCAGAGAGTTCATTCAACAGATGGAAACTGaactcctactatgtgccaggcctttTGTGCTTAGGCGGTCACCGTTTCGGGTCCTAAGGAGGGCCCCAGGCTCAGAAACCTGTGTCTCACCCCAGCAGGACTGATGAGGAATCAGCACATGGGCGACTGGCGGAGTAGGACGTCCCAAGGCCTTGCCGCCCTCCGAGGGTAGGGATGGAGAAATCCTAGAAAGGACTAGCTCTGGGAAGAGATTGGGCTCTTTAAGAGAAGCTTTACAAGCGGGTGGTGACAGGCTCCGAGTGAAGCATCACGTGACTTTTCCTCAGGCGCTGGAGGGAGGGGGCGcactctcctccccctcctccccaacgTACCAATCAACTTTCGTGGTAGGCGGGAGTGCGCCATGCAGATGGCCAATTGCAGCCGAAGAAGACGGCGGCGGAGGGtgaaggagggaggtggggccAGTGGAAAGTTCCACCCAGCGCGGGAAGTGGGCGGGATCTCAGCGAGCGCTGTGTCTTGGCTCGCAGGCTGATGTGGTTAAGGAGGTGAATGGAGCTGCAGGTAGCGCTGGAACAAAGCGGCTCTACTCGAGCGGCGCGCGTGCGCAGGGCCTGCCGCACTTTCcctaaggagccagcgttgcctaCCGCGGGAAGGAGCTCGCGGCTGGGTCCTTGGATCCATCGGGTCCGTTCCCTGCCCGACGGAGTGCCCCCACCTCCTTGGAGCTTACCTCTCCCACTCAGCCCGAGGCTGATCAGCTCACAGCCACCCTGTCTCTACACCGTGCGGAAGGGAGCCAGGGTCAGAGGTGAGGGATGGTGGTGCTTGAGATCTGCCGAAGGGGGGACTTCTGGAACCGGCGGGATTTGAGCTTTCCGCTGACTGGAAGGCTCGAAGAGGGGCCCTTGGGCAGTCCTCGCGCCCATCTCCCCCCGCTCTCACTGTCCATGCGAAGGATAGTCTACCTGAAGGGTTTCATCCCGGGCTTCAGGACTGTGTCGCAAAGGAGCGGGGTTCTCTTCCCACAAGACCGCAGCACTACAGCAAGACCTCCCGAGATTCGATGCCTAGAAAGGTGATAGGAGAATCAGGTCTCTGGCCGTGTCCTAGGGTTGCTGGGCAACACTTACTTCCCAGGGATTCTAGGAAACATGGAAAGTGAGGGGCCCAGATGAGGATGCTGCCCTGCCACTTGCTGCCGCGTTTTACGGCCCTCTCCGGGCCTCTGTTTTTCCCATGTGGGAGTGTGCTGGTCTGGACAGGGCCCAGCCAGCCCACCACAAATTTCTCAGCTGGGCGGGTGCTTCTCTGAAGCCAGGCCCTTGGTGGCAGTCCAGGTGCTGGTTGTCAGGGATGGAGAGAGACCTGAGCAGACCCACAGGGGAGGGAAGCTGCTGGCCAGTGAGTCATTCCTTCACAGAGATTGAGCTGGGCACTGCTCTCACTAGTGGGGGCTCAACTGAGCTGGGACCCTCCACTGTGCCCCCAGTCTCCATCCTCTGCGTAAGGAAGCACCTCCctggcagagagaaggaggcCCACCACCCCTCACATTAGCTCATGGTATCTCCTTAGTCTCTCTCCGCCTCCAAGTCAACTCCTCTAGGTGTGCATCCACCCTGGAGAAGACTTGTGAGGATGTGTGGAATTGAGAAAACTCCCTTGGAGGTGGGGGGGCATCCTCCTGCAGGGACACAAAAAGTGGCAGGATTTGGCTGTGTACAGGAGAAGGGAGAGcatatggggtggggggtgacagTGGAAGCAAAGGGGTGGAAGAAAATTAACCTGGCTGTATGAGACCCCAGCATAGTCCTGGGCTCCCATCACCCTGGGTGAAGGAGAGCCCCAAAGCCTTGGTTCCCGAGTGGGAGCCCTGCCTCCAGTCTTGAACAGCTGGACACATGCATAAAGTGGATCACAGCAGAGCTGCCCttgggtgttgggggagggggctgtggatAGACACACAACCCTCTGACTAACAAGGCCCAGAGCATAACAAGAACTTGCCTTGCTCTGGCTCTGCAACTGTGAGCCTCCCTCAAGGATACTGGGAGAGGGGACCTGGTGCCTCGGGTGAGACCTTGGGATCAAAGACATTCCTCCTCCTCAGGAATGTGTCCTTTCCTGCCCTTCAAGGATCAGACCCTTCCATACCTGCAGCCCCTTGGAGA
Coding sequences:
- the DUSP7 gene encoding dual specificity protein phosphatase 7, coding for MKNQLRGPPARAHMSASGASAAGGTGAGSEPGAGSGSSAGTGVGAATGAGAMPCKSAEWLQEELEARGGASLLLLDCRPHELFESSHIETAINLAIPGLMLRRLRKGNLPIRSIIPNHADKERFATRCKAATVLLYDEATAEWQPEPGAPASVLGLLLQKLRDDGCQAYYLQGGFNKFQTEYSEHCETNVDSSSSPSGSPPTSVLGLGGLRISSDCSDGESDRELPSSATESDGSPVPSSQPAFPVQILPYLYLGCAKDSTNLDVLGKYGIKYILNVTPNLPNAFEHGGEFTYKQIPISDHWSQNLSQFFPEAISFIDEARSKKCGVLVHCLAGISRSVTVTVAYLMQKMNLSLNDAYDFVKRKKSNISPNFNFMGQLLDFERTLGLSSPCDNHTPSEQLYFSTPTNHNLFPLNTLEST